Proteins from one Rhizobium sp. WSM4643 genomic window:
- a CDS encoding ABC transporter substrate-binding protein, protein MQQWKRLAFGVALAALGLTATAKADDYTSLPRKETLIVENPEGTIKNPGWFNIWVNGGGGVSTGLQQLTMDTLWYIDPEQGLGGATWDNSLAADKPQYNADFTEMTVKLRKGLFWSDGVEFTADDVVYTVKTQMDHPGMVWSAAFSVQVASVEATDPSTVVFKLKKPNSRFHAIFTVRWNGAWIMPKHVFEKVEDPLRYDFANPVSLGAYKLKAFDPQGKWYTWEKRDDWQRTSLARFGEPAPKYVTYTDPGPPDKRTIAQLEHNLDIIHDNTPEGMFTLKEKSKSIETWFPGFPFAHPDPTLPAVIFNTQNPPFDNADVRWALALLIDIKAVDMASYRGAATLSALGVPPTAATMKDYQAPMQDWLKNFEVDTGKSKIKPYDPTVGQQIADILRKQPKFKDQIPTDPEAISGAFGYGWWKPNPKAAGELLEKAGFKKSGGKWLTPDGQPFKIRMTVEGDTRSVFTRAGTLIAQQWAAFGIDAKAVPAAKLWQTALQPGDFQVAIAWSVETWGGDPDLSFFLDSWHSQFVAKKGDNQPPRNWQRWSNPELDKIIESIRGISADDPKGVELGKDYLKLVAREMPTIPLMSYNVFTSMDTTYWTGYPTISDPYTDPVPNWANSRLMMVKLKPAQPK, encoded by the coding sequence ATGCAACAGTGGAAGAGGCTCGCATTTGGCGTCGCGCTGGCCGCACTCGGCCTGACAGCGACGGCCAAGGCCGATGACTACACCTCCTTGCCGCGCAAGGAGACGCTCATCGTCGAAAATCCGGAAGGGACGATCAAAAATCCCGGCTGGTTCAACATCTGGGTCAATGGCGGCGGCGGCGTATCGACCGGCCTGCAGCAGCTGACCATGGATACGCTCTGGTATATCGACCCCGAACAAGGACTTGGCGGCGCGACCTGGGATAATTCGCTGGCTGCCGACAAGCCGCAATACAATGCCGACTTCACCGAGATGACCGTGAAACTGCGCAAGGGGCTCTTCTGGAGCGACGGCGTCGAGTTCACGGCGGACGACGTGGTCTACACGGTCAAGACGCAGATGGATCATCCCGGCATGGTCTGGAGTGCTGCCTTCTCGGTGCAGGTGGCAAGCGTCGAGGCGACCGATCCCTCGACTGTGGTGTTCAAGCTGAAGAAGCCCAATTCGCGCTTCCACGCCATTTTCACCGTTCGCTGGAACGGCGCCTGGATCATGCCCAAGCATGTCTTCGAGAAAGTCGAAGATCCGCTTCGTTATGATTTCGCCAATCCCGTCTCGCTCGGCGCCTATAAGCTCAAGGCATTCGACCCCCAGGGCAAGTGGTATACCTGGGAGAAGCGTGACGACTGGCAGCGGACATCGCTTGCCCGCTTCGGCGAGCCGGCCCCGAAATACGTGACCTATACCGATCCCGGCCCGCCGGATAAGCGGACGATCGCCCAGCTCGAGCACAATCTCGATATCATCCACGACAATACGCCGGAAGGCATGTTCACCCTCAAGGAGAAATCCAAGTCGATCGAAACCTGGTTCCCGGGCTTCCCCTTTGCCCATCCGGATCCGACACTGCCGGCCGTGATCTTCAACACCCAGAATCCGCCCTTCGACAATGCCGATGTACGCTGGGCGCTTGCCCTGCTGATCGACATCAAGGCGGTTGATATGGCGAGCTATCGCGGCGCTGCGACGCTGTCGGCGCTCGGCGTGCCGCCGACGGCGGCCACGATGAAGGACTATCAGGCGCCGATGCAGGATTGGCTGAAGAATTTCGAGGTCGATACCGGCAAGAGCAAGATCAAGCCATATGATCCGACAGTCGGGCAACAGATCGCCGATATCCTGCGCAAGCAGCCGAAGTTCAAAGACCAGATCCCGACCGATCCGGAAGCGATCAGCGGTGCCTTCGGCTACGGCTGGTGGAAACCGAACCCGAAAGCGGCCGGCGAACTTCTGGAAAAGGCAGGCTTCAAGAAATCCGGCGGCAAATGGCTGACCCCTGATGGACAGCCCTTCAAGATCCGGATGACGGTGGAAGGCGACACACGCTCGGTCTTCACCCGCGCCGGGACGCTGATCGCACAGCAATGGGCGGCCTTCGGCATCGACGCCAAAGCCGTGCCGGCCGCTAAACTTTGGCAGACGGCGCTACAGCCCGGCGATTTCCAGGTGGCGATCGCCTGGAGCGTCGAAACCTGGGGCGGCGATCCCGATCTGTCGTTCTTCCTGGATAGCTGGCATTCGCAGTTCGTGGCCAAGAAGGGTGACAATCAGCCGCCGCGCAACTGGCAGCGCTGGAGCAATCCGGAGCTCGACAAGATCATCGAAAGCATCCGCGGCATCAGCGCCGACGATCCCAAGGGCGTCGAGCTCGGCAAGGATTATCTGAAGTTGGTTGCCCGCGAAATGCCGACGATCCCGCTGATGTCGTATAACGTCTTCACCTCGATGGATACGACCTATTGGACCGGTTATCCGACGATATCGGATCCCTATACCGATCCGGTGCCGAATTGGGCCAACTCCAGGCTGATGATGGTCAAGCTGAAGCCGGCACAACCGAAATAA
- the arfA gene encoding arabinosylfuranosidase ArfA translates to MKTNVIVHRDFRIATIDSRLYSSFLEHLGRAIYGGIYEPGHPTADEDGFRRDVLDLVRELDTPYCRYPGGNFVSAYNWEDGVGPRSERPVRLDLAWRTREANQIGVNEFVDWCKKANTKPMLAVNLGSRGLDAARNFLEYCNHPGGTYWSDLRRKHGWSNPHDVKLWCLGNEMDGPWQVGHKSAYEYGRLADETAKAMRGFDKSLELVVCGSSNSDMKTYPEWEAQVLEQCYDSADHISLHMYFANREKNTLNYLARATKLDRYITTIGGVIDYIKAKKRSKKTIGISFDEWNVWYHSNQQDKEILARDEWPDAPHLLEDIYNFEDVLQVGGILNTFIRRSDRVRIACIAQLVNVIAPIMTEDGGAAWRQTIYYPFYYASRYGRGTALQLVVDGPTYDSDEENDVHYLDVSAVHSEDGKTLTFFAVNRHPSSALDLDVRLEGFGNARVVEQVEMTHGDLEAVNTAARPKTVAPVNVESGKIEDGRLRAALKPFSYNVIRLSV, encoded by the coding sequence CGGACATCCCACGGCCGATGAGGACGGGTTCCGCCGGGATGTCCTCGATCTGGTCCGTGAGCTCGACACGCCATACTGCCGTTATCCCGGCGGCAACTTCGTCTCGGCCTATAATTGGGAAGACGGCGTCGGCCCGCGTTCGGAGCGCCCGGTGCGCCTCGACCTTGCCTGGCGCACCCGTGAAGCCAACCAGATCGGCGTGAATGAATTCGTCGACTGGTGCAAGAAGGCGAATACCAAGCCGATGCTTGCCGTCAATCTCGGATCACGCGGCCTGGATGCCGCCCGCAATTTCCTCGAATATTGCAATCATCCCGGCGGCACCTACTGGTCGGATCTGCGCCGCAAGCACGGCTGGTCCAATCCGCACGATGTGAAACTGTGGTGCCTCGGCAACGAGATGGATGGTCCCTGGCAGGTCGGCCACAAGTCGGCCTATGAATATGGCCGGCTGGCCGACGAGACGGCGAAGGCCATGCGCGGCTTCGACAAGTCGCTCGAACTCGTGGTCTGCGGCTCGTCGAATTCCGACATGAAGACCTATCCCGAGTGGGAAGCCCAGGTTCTCGAGCAGTGCTACGACAGCGCCGATCATATCTCGCTGCATATGTATTTTGCCAACCGCGAGAAAAATACCCTCAACTATCTCGCCCGCGCGACGAAGCTCGACCGCTACATCACCACGATCGGCGGCGTGATCGACTACATCAAGGCAAAAAAACGCTCGAAGAAGACAATCGGCATTTCCTTCGACGAATGGAATGTCTGGTATCATTCCAACCAGCAGGACAAGGAGATCCTGGCGCGCGACGAATGGCCGGATGCGCCGCATCTCTTGGAAGACATCTATAATTTCGAGGACGTGCTGCAGGTCGGCGGCATCTTGAACACCTTCATCCGACGCTCCGACCGGGTGCGCATCGCCTGCATCGCACAGCTCGTCAACGTCATCGCCCCGATCATGACCGAAGACGGCGGTGCGGCCTGGCGCCAGACCATCTATTACCCTTTCTATTACGCCTCCCGGTATGGCCGTGGAACGGCGCTGCAGCTGGTCGTCGATGGCCCGACCTATGACAGCGACGAGGAGAACGACGTCCACTATCTCGACGTATCGGCAGTCCATTCCGAGGACGGCAAGACGCTGACGTTCTTTGCCGTCAATCGCCATCCGAGCTCGGCGCTCGATCTCGATGTGCGGCTGGAAGGCTTCGGAAATGCCCGGGTGGTCGAGCAGGTGGAGATGACCCATGGCGATCTGGAGGCCGTCAATACGGCTGCGCGGCCGAAGACGGTCGCCCCCGTCAATGTCGAGAGTGGAAAGATCGAGGATGGACGGCTGCGCGCGGCGCTGAAACCGTTCTCCTACAACGTCATTCGGCTGTCGGTGTGA